One Larimichthys crocea isolate SSNF unplaced genomic scaffold, L_crocea_2.0 scaffold83, whole genome shotgun sequence genomic window carries:
- the LOC109140855 gene encoding nascent polypeptide-associated complex subunit alpha, muscle-specific form, with amino-acid sequence MLGLSLRVSWICLLLFSSAACFPATKGDYRYPYTVSSSDSSGSAHGSNPQPDHSRRPLVSLQHEAASSGSQSPSSVGAPIVAAGSSQSYEPNKPSSAPAGSDVPAYRPAHEASSFVTFADPAGHTATSFNFGPAPYDAGADLVDEPVPYATPEAAYPYAAAGSPSPSWFSSGFADPAGHTATTFRMDGPVPYAPAADLGDASVPYPYGSPGLPWDEQPAGGADASFSDPSNWMPSRAFPDFNAWDSDSAMPYGGMQQGPSETSPLLPSSYIIQSSNGYQRAREVLSHTKYSPEYPAPPVMPFRAPEAPRKSPMTGSKGGQKV; translated from the exons ATGCTTGGACTTTCTTTAAG GGTTTCTTggatctgtctgctgctgttcagCAGTGCAGCTTGTTTTCCTGCAACTAAAGGAG ACTACAGATATCCATACACAGTCTCTTCATCGGACTCCAGTGGCTCTGCTCATGGTTCAAACCCACAGCCTGACCACTCACGACGTCCTCTGGTGTCCCTGCAGCATGAAGCTGCCAGCTCTGGAAGCCAGTCCCCATCCAGTGTGGGAGCTCCCATTGTGGCTGCAGGCTCTTCACAAAGTTATGAACCAAACAAACCTTCCAGCGCTCCTGCAGGCTCAGATGTGCCGGCGTACAGACCTGCCCATGAAGCTTCATCGTTTGTTACCTTTGCAGACCCTGCTGGACACACGGCTACAAGCTTCAACTTCGGCCCTGCTCCATATGATGCTGGTGCCGACTTGGTTGATGAACCTGTTCCGTATGCCACTCCTGAGGCTGCGTATCCttatgctgctgctggaagTCCAAGCCCTTCTTGGTTTTCTTCAGGTTTTGCAGACCCTGCTGGACACACGGCTACAACCTTCAGAATGGACGGACCGGTTCCCTATGCTCCTGCTGCCGACTTGGGTGATGCTTCTGTCCCATATCCATACGGAAGCCCAGGTCTTCCTTGGGACGAGCAGCCTGCAGGGGGAGCTGATGCTTCATTCTCTGACCCAAGTAACTGGATGCCATCCCGAGCTTTCCCAGACTTCAACGCCTGGGACTCCGACAGTGCGATGCCATATGGTGGGATGCAGCAGGGTCCCAGTGAGACCTCCCCTCTGCTGCCTTCATCCTACATCATCCAGTCCAGTAATGGCTACCAGCGAGCAAGAGAAGTCCTCTCCCACACTAAATACTCCCCTGAGTACCCTGCACCACCAGTCATGCCCTTCAGGGCACCTGAAGCACCACGCAAGTCTCCAATGACCGGATCCAAAGGAGGACAGAAGGTCTAA
- the ccser2b gene encoding serine-rich coiled-coil domain-containing protein 2 isoform X1 codes for MSAPPLHDPPAMPTMVSRLPKFGSRPKPPSVTQATPAAPTSISTTCLTNGFYHHPGPVGFNGSLTSPPASAKQNGFIRVPASFSMKWRKENEVEDGADGDLRRGKGGNVGQNRPNPNQYYSQRQQPGDGRKPAPPSGGRGRGFGLPVTSLPSPQSSPRALPVSKTGSRPGHAMFGLTSGTKPAQNGLCGSKPRSGASGALRQPQTARSAGSRPGSGPGSRSGSPLQNKQQASRSHSSDSLGSAPPVQLTESDRFRSRSLTQVRRQPSPTLTPSSTSASTTSLSHNPVVTRSYSINRAAGRAAPPRASVGGGGVKGRAGFSIPSLLLPSALKKPLLPSLGPASKPSGISYKLSRPSLNKQPRPLRVTPANLTEGNQEVNGLTGRRDSVETPSTTENSPESSPEAPETEGLTAEPISQEDVSIVGETLEDMSLSSNSSLDRNDISQEYMDDFDNLGNGGVGILLLSSKNDEDDSGLDQSCARFDDDKVSVSGVGKASGLCFLDDGVDWTSMTLSGEQEHRLTRLPHPRRSSQPDYHDQGGSSLDLSPSDSCGSGGTYMWDEEGLEPLGGAATTASIHTNSNTTHHIGSFDSDLNSIDILNNLESCDLDDDDLMLDSDVLEEASLHSDGDGLSHMAEWRRRQLCWGTQDVHNDNDSDFQCFKLTEDPGNQRTDTTRDGDLILDLRPSRFPCLSPCTPSLGLDVEELAEDCSAVRSQLEYLQRLLLQEDDVDDDTLTTDTLSPEANDSSHSSDSQVQALLQEVQQLREELRSRDRTIAQLTLQLTVPTTTAARCCCQETTERMDRHTQTSETERESVASQTPWREQSSQILHPSSQEDQEPLTARHPAPPPANSCSTQPDNPADSDCPDTNAADPTAEAGKDHGRRARKEEEKGETKERRGTRSLQPPQPSKLRLFLSQTSSSWSASAAVAAAAPPKTSGVKVKMATLTSGSSRLPKPKSH; via the exons ATGTCAGCCCCTCCTCTCCACGACCCTCCCGCCATGCCCACCATGGTTTCCAGGCTGCCCAAGTTCGGCTCGCGGCCCAAACCTCCCAGCGTCACTCAGGCGACTCCGGCTGCCCCTACCAGCATCAGCACCACCTGCCTGACCAACGGGTTCTACCACCACCCAGGCCCGGTGGGCTTCAACGGGAGTTTAACGTCCCCCCCGGCCTCCGCTAAGCAGAATGGATTCATCCGAGTCCCCGCTTCGTTTTCCATGAAATGGAGGAAAGAGAATGAGGTGGAGGATGGAGCTGACGGAGATCTGAGGAGAGGGAAGGGCGGGAACGTCGGGCAGAACCGCCCCAATCCAAATCAGTATTATTCCCAACGACAGCAGCCAGGCGACGGCAGGAAACCAGCCCCGCCTTCAGGAGGGAGGGGGCGTGGTTTTGGCCTTCCTGTGACATCATTACCGTCACCACAGTCGAGCCCCAGAGCACTTCCTGTGTCTAAGACTGGATCCCGACCCGGCCACGCCATGTTCGGGCTGACCAGTGGCACCAAACCGGCCCAGAACGGTCTCTGTGGATCCAAACCTCGGAGTGGAGCCAGCGGAGCTCTGAGGCAGCCTCAGACGGCTCGTTCTGCTGGCTCCAGGCCcggttctggtcctggttctcGATCCGGATCTCCTCTCCAGAACAAACAGCAGGCCAGCCGCTCTCACTCCAGCGACAGCCTCGGTTCTGCTCCGCCCGTCCAGCTGACTGAGAGTGATCGTTTCCGGTCACGGAGCCTCACCCAGGTCCGCCGGCAGCCCTCGCCCACCCTCACCCCGtcctccacctccgcctccaccacctccctctcCCACAACCCTGTGGTTACCCGCTCCTACTCCATCAACAGGGCAGCTGGGCGGGCGGCTCCACCCAGAGCCAGCGTAGGAGGCGGCGGGGTCAAAGGTCGCGCCGGGTTCAGCATCCCGTCCCTGCTGCTCCCCTCTGCCTTAAAGAAGCCCCTCCTACCCAGCCTCGGCCCCGCCTCTAAGCCCAGCGGCATCAGCTATAAGCTGTCACGCCCATCACTCAACAAGCAGCCCCGCCCCCTGCGAGTGACCCCAGCCAACCTGACGGAGGGCAACCAGGAGGTGAACGGACTGACGGGCCGGAGAGACTCAGTGGAGACGCCTTCGACCACCGAGAACAGCCCAG AAAGTAGCCCAGAGGCTCCAGAGACGGAGGGGCTGACGGCAGAGCCGATATCCCAGGAAGATGTGTCGATTGTGGGGGAGACTCTGGAGGACATGTCCCTGTCCTCCAACTCGTCTCTGGACAGAAATGACATCAGTCAGGAGTACATGGACGACTTTGACAACCTCG gaaACGGAGGCGTCGGCATCCTGCTGCTCTCCTCTAAGAACGACGAGGACGACTCGGGGCTCGACCAATCCTGCGCCAGGTTTGATGACGACAAGGTGTCGGTCAGTGGTGTCGGCAAAGCGTCAGGGCTCTGTTTCCTGGACGACGGTGTGGACTGGACCAGTATGACACTGAGCG gtgAACAAGAACATCGACTGACCCGACTGCCACATCCGAGAAGGTCCAGTCAGCCAGACTACCATGACCAG GGTGGTTCGTCTCTGGACTTGTCCCCCTCGGACAGCTGTGGGTCAGGGGGAACCTACATGTGGGACGAGGAGGGCCTGGAGCCACTTGGGGGCGCCGCCACTACCGCATCCATCCACACCAACAGCAACACCACCCATCACATCGGGAGCTTCGACTCCGACCTCAACAGCATT gacaTCCTGAATAACCTGGAGTCATGTGACCTGGATGATGACGACCTCATGCTGGACTCAGACGTCCTGGAGGAAGCGTCGCTGCACAGCG ATGGAGACGGACTGTCTCACATGGccgagtggaggaggagacagctGTGCTGGGGGACGCAGGACGTCCACAACGACAACGACAG TGACTTCCAGTGCTTCAAACTGACCGAGGATCCCGGGAACCAGAGGACGGACACGACGAGAGACGGAGATCTCATCCTGGACCTCCGTCCTTCAAG gtttccctgtctgtctccttgtaCTCCTAGTTTGGGTCTGGACGTGGAGGAGCTGGCTGAAGACTGTTCTGCAGTGCGATCACAGCTGGAGTACCTGCAGAGGTTACTGCtccag gaggACGACGTGGACGACGACACTCTGACCACGGACACTCTGAGTCCTGAAGCCAACGACTCGTCCCACAGCTCCGACTCACAA gtgcaggctctcctgcaggaggtgcagcagctcagagaggagctgaggagcAGAGACCGAACCATCGCCCAGCTCACGCTGCAGCTG ACTGTTCCCACGACAACCGCCGCCAGGTGTTGTTGCCAAGAGACGACAGAAAGGATGGAtcgacacacacagacgagcgagacggagagagagagcgtggcATCGCAGACGCCATGGAGAGAGCAGagt TCACAGATACTTCACCCCTCCAGCCAGGAAGACCAGGAACCATTGACAGCCCGACACccagctccacctccagctAACTCCTGCTCCACCCAACCAGACAACCCAGCTGATAGCGACTGTCCCGACACCAATGCCGCCGACCCCACCGCCGAGGCAGGAAAGGATCATGGGAGAAGAgcgaggaaagaggaggagaaaggagagacgaaggagaggagaggaaccaGATCCCTGCAGCCCCCCCAGCCCTCCAAACTCCGCCTCTTCCTGTCTCAGACCTCCAGCTCCTGGTCTGCCTCAGCCGCCGTCGCCGCCGCTGCACCGCCCAAGACTTCAGGAGTTAAGGTCAAAATGGCCACCCTCACCTCCGGCTCCTCCCGCCTGCCCAAACCAAAGAGCCACTGA
- the LOC109140854 gene encoding D(5)-like dopamine receptor: MERFYNDSQEDQNQDHPDHQDRHQVVTAGADSPGRSGGASLRALTGCVLCVLIVSTLLGNTLVCAAVIKFRHLRSKVTNSFVISLAVSDLFVAVLVMPWRAVSEVAGIWLFGRFCDTWVAFDIMCSTASILNLCIISMDRYWAISSPFKYERKMTRRFAFLMIGVAWTLSILISFIPVQLNWHRADADNSTADNPDDCNASLNRTYAISSSLISFYIPVVIMVGTYTRIFRIAQTQIRRISSLERAAGPRAQNQRHRASTHDESSLKTSFKRETKVLKTLSIIMGVFVFCWLPFFVLNCVVPFCDLDKLGDPPCVSDTTFSIFVWFGWANSSLNPVIYAFNADFRKAFSTILGCHKYCSSSTVEAVDFSNELVSYHHDTTMQKEVCAMPGPGAQRLLPPPHAPHTGGNLEQDFDKVSVISGESRNHNLLLPALLQYECEAEISLDMMPFNSSGPTDSYLIPGQIQDL; this comes from the coding sequence ATGGAGAGGTTTTATAATGACAGCCAAgaagaccagaaccaggaccaccCGGACCACCAGGACCGGCACCAGGTGGTCACAGCGGGAGCGGACAGCCCCGGGCGGAGTGGAGGCGCGAGTCTGCGCGCGCTGACCGGCTGCGTCCTGTGCGTCCTGATCGTGTCCACCCTGCTCGGGAACACTCTGGTGTGCGCCGCCGTCATCAAGTTCCGCCACCTGCGCTCCAAAGTCACCAACTCGTTCGTCATCTCTCTGGCGGTGTCCGACCTGTTCGTGGCCGTGCTGGTGATGCCGTGGCGGGCGGTGTCCGAGGTGGCCGGCATCTGGCTCTTCGGGCGCTTCTGTGACACCTGGGTCGCCTTCGACATCATGTGCTCCACCGCCTCCATCCTCAACCTGTGCATCATCAGCATGGACCGGTACTGGGCCATCTCCAGCCCCTTCAAGTACGAGCGCAAGATGACGCGCCGGTTCGCCTTCCTGATGATCGGTGTCGCGTGGaccctctccatcctcatctCCTTCATCCCCGTGCAGCTCAACTGGCACCGCGCGGACGCGGACAACTCCACCGCGGACAACCCGGACGACTGCAACGCGAGCCTGAACCGGACTTACGCCATCTCCTCGTCCCTCATAAGCTTCTACATCCCCGTGGTGATCATGGTGGGCACGTACACGCGCATTTTCCGCATCGCTCAAACCCAGATCAGACGGATTTCTTCTTTGGAGAGGGCGGCAGGACCGCGTGCGCAAAACCAACGGCACCGCGCGTCGACGCACGACGAGAGCTCCCTGAAGACTTCTTTCAAGAGAGAGACGAAGGTGTTAAAGACTCTGTCCATCATCATGGGGGTGTTCGTGTTCTGCTGGCTGCCCTTCTTCGTCCTGAACTGCGTGGTCCCGTTCTGTGACCTGGACAAACTCGGAGACCCGCCGTGCGTCAGCGACACCACCTTCAGCATCTTCGTGTGGTTCGGCTGGGCCAACTCGTCCCTGAACCCGGTCATTTACGCCTTCAACGCAGACTTCAGGAAGGCCTTCTCCACCATCCTGGGCTGTCATAAATACTGCTCCAGCTCCACGGTGGAGGCGGTGGACTTCAGCAACGAGCTGGTGTCTTATCACCATGACACCACCATGCAGAAGGAGGTCTGCGCCATGCCGGGCCCCGGGGCGCAGAGACTCCTGCCGCCTCCGCATGCTCCGCACACGGGAGGTAACCTGGAGCAGGACTTTGACAAAGTTTCTGTCATTTCAGGTGAATCCCGCAACCACAACCTGCTGCTGCCCGCACTCCTGCAGTATGAATGTGAGGCGGAGATTTCCCTGGACATGATGCCCTTCAACTCCTCCGGACCCACCGACTCTTATCTCATCCCGGGTCAGATCCAGGACCTGTGA
- the ccser2b gene encoding serine-rich coiled-coil domain-containing protein 2 isoform X3, which yields MSAPPLHDPPAMPTMVSRLPKFGSRPKPPSVTQATPAAPTSISTTCLTNGFYHHPGPVGFNGSLTSPPASAKQNGFIRVPASFSMKWRKENEVEDGADGDLRRGKGGNVGQNRPNPNQYYSQRQQPGDGRKPAPPSGGRGRGFGLPVTSLPSPQSSPRALPVSKTGSRPGHAMFGLTSGTKPAQNGLCGSKPRSGASGALRQPQTARSAGSRPGSGPGSRSGSPLQNKQQASRSHSSDSLGSAPPVQLTESDRFRSRSLTQVRRQPSPTLTPSSTSASTTSLSHNPVVTRSYSINRAAGRAAPPRASVGGGGVKGRAGFSIPSLLLPSALKKPLLPSLGPASKPSGISYKLSRPSLNKQPRPLRVTPANLTEGNQEVNGLTGRRDSVETPSTTENSPESSPEAPETEGLTAEPISQEDVSIVGETLEDMSLSSNSSLDRNDISQEYMDDFDNLGNGGVGILLLSSKNDEDDSGLDQSCARFDDDKVSVSGVGKASGLCFLDDGVDWTSMTLSGEQEHRLTRLPHPRRSSQPDYHDQGGSSLDLSPSDSCGSGGTYMWDEEGLEPLGGAATTASIHTNSNTTHHIGSFDSDLNSIDILNNLESCDLDDDDLMLDSDVLEEASLHSDGDGLSHMAEWRRRQLCWGTQDVHNDNDSDFQCFKLTEDPGNQRTDTTRDGDLILDLRPSRFPCLSPCTPSLGLDVEELAEDCSAVRSQLEYLQRLLLQEDDVDDDTLTTDTLSPEANDSSHSSDSQVQALLQEVQQLREELRSRDRTIAQLTLQLTVPTTTAARCCCQETTERMDRHTQTSETERESVASQTPWREQSALPPVPFLSPPWQYQRSRPYRGRPRPSIPSHLARKITDTSPLQPGRPGTIDSPTPSSTSS from the exons ATGTCAGCCCCTCCTCTCCACGACCCTCCCGCCATGCCCACCATGGTTTCCAGGCTGCCCAAGTTCGGCTCGCGGCCCAAACCTCCCAGCGTCACTCAGGCGACTCCGGCTGCCCCTACCAGCATCAGCACCACCTGCCTGACCAACGGGTTCTACCACCACCCAGGCCCGGTGGGCTTCAACGGGAGTTTAACGTCCCCCCCGGCCTCCGCTAAGCAGAATGGATTCATCCGAGTCCCCGCTTCGTTTTCCATGAAATGGAGGAAAGAGAATGAGGTGGAGGATGGAGCTGACGGAGATCTGAGGAGAGGGAAGGGCGGGAACGTCGGGCAGAACCGCCCCAATCCAAATCAGTATTATTCCCAACGACAGCAGCCAGGCGACGGCAGGAAACCAGCCCCGCCTTCAGGAGGGAGGGGGCGTGGTTTTGGCCTTCCTGTGACATCATTACCGTCACCACAGTCGAGCCCCAGAGCACTTCCTGTGTCTAAGACTGGATCCCGACCCGGCCACGCCATGTTCGGGCTGACCAGTGGCACCAAACCGGCCCAGAACGGTCTCTGTGGATCCAAACCTCGGAGTGGAGCCAGCGGAGCTCTGAGGCAGCCTCAGACGGCTCGTTCTGCTGGCTCCAGGCCcggttctggtcctggttctcGATCCGGATCTCCTCTCCAGAACAAACAGCAGGCCAGCCGCTCTCACTCCAGCGACAGCCTCGGTTCTGCTCCGCCCGTCCAGCTGACTGAGAGTGATCGTTTCCGGTCACGGAGCCTCACCCAGGTCCGCCGGCAGCCCTCGCCCACCCTCACCCCGtcctccacctccgcctccaccacctccctctcCCACAACCCTGTGGTTACCCGCTCCTACTCCATCAACAGGGCAGCTGGGCGGGCGGCTCCACCCAGAGCCAGCGTAGGAGGCGGCGGGGTCAAAGGTCGCGCCGGGTTCAGCATCCCGTCCCTGCTGCTCCCCTCTGCCTTAAAGAAGCCCCTCCTACCCAGCCTCGGCCCCGCCTCTAAGCCCAGCGGCATCAGCTATAAGCTGTCACGCCCATCACTCAACAAGCAGCCCCGCCCCCTGCGAGTGACCCCAGCCAACCTGACGGAGGGCAACCAGGAGGTGAACGGACTGACGGGCCGGAGAGACTCAGTGGAGACGCCTTCGACCACCGAGAACAGCCCAG AAAGTAGCCCAGAGGCTCCAGAGACGGAGGGGCTGACGGCAGAGCCGATATCCCAGGAAGATGTGTCGATTGTGGGGGAGACTCTGGAGGACATGTCCCTGTCCTCCAACTCGTCTCTGGACAGAAATGACATCAGTCAGGAGTACATGGACGACTTTGACAACCTCG gaaACGGAGGCGTCGGCATCCTGCTGCTCTCCTCTAAGAACGACGAGGACGACTCGGGGCTCGACCAATCCTGCGCCAGGTTTGATGACGACAAGGTGTCGGTCAGTGGTGTCGGCAAAGCGTCAGGGCTCTGTTTCCTGGACGACGGTGTGGACTGGACCAGTATGACACTGAGCG gtgAACAAGAACATCGACTGACCCGACTGCCACATCCGAGAAGGTCCAGTCAGCCAGACTACCATGACCAG GGTGGTTCGTCTCTGGACTTGTCCCCCTCGGACAGCTGTGGGTCAGGGGGAACCTACATGTGGGACGAGGAGGGCCTGGAGCCACTTGGGGGCGCCGCCACTACCGCATCCATCCACACCAACAGCAACACCACCCATCACATCGGGAGCTTCGACTCCGACCTCAACAGCATT gacaTCCTGAATAACCTGGAGTCATGTGACCTGGATGATGACGACCTCATGCTGGACTCAGACGTCCTGGAGGAAGCGTCGCTGCACAGCG ATGGAGACGGACTGTCTCACATGGccgagtggaggaggagacagctGTGCTGGGGGACGCAGGACGTCCACAACGACAACGACAG TGACTTCCAGTGCTTCAAACTGACCGAGGATCCCGGGAACCAGAGGACGGACACGACGAGAGACGGAGATCTCATCCTGGACCTCCGTCCTTCAAG gtttccctgtctgtctccttgtaCTCCTAGTTTGGGTCTGGACGTGGAGGAGCTGGCTGAAGACTGTTCTGCAGTGCGATCACAGCTGGAGTACCTGCAGAGGTTACTGCtccag gaggACGACGTGGACGACGACACTCTGACCACGGACACTCTGAGTCCTGAAGCCAACGACTCGTCCCACAGCTCCGACTCACAA gtgcaggctctcctgcaggaggtgcagcagctcagagaggagctgaggagcAGAGACCGAACCATCGCCCAGCTCACGCTGCAGCTG ACTGTTCCCACGACAACCGCCGCCAGGTGTTGTTGCCAAGAGACGACAGAAAGGATGGAtcgacacacacagacgagcgagacggagagagagagcgtggcATCGCAGACGCCATGGAGAGAGCAGagt gCTTTACCTCCtgttcctttcctctctccaccctGGCAGTATCAGCGCTCCAGGCCTTACAGGGGGAGGCCGAGGCCCAGCATCCCCTCACACCTCGCTAGGAAAA TCACAGATACTTCACCCCTCCAGCCAGGAAGACCAGGAACCATTGACAGCCCGACACccagctccacctccagctAA
- the ccser2b gene encoding serine-rich coiled-coil domain-containing protein 2 isoform X2, whose translation MSAPPLHDPPAMPTMVSRLPKFGSRPKPPSVTQATPAAPTSISTTCLTNGFYHHPGPVGFNGSLTSPPASAKQNGFIRVPASFSMKWRKENEVEDGADGDLRRGKGGNVGQNRPNPNQYYSQRQQPGDGRKPAPPSGGRGRGFGLPVTSLPSPQSSPRALPVSKTGSRPGHAMFGLTSGTKPAQNGLCGSKPRSGASGALRQPQTARSAGSRPGSGPGSRSGSPLQNKQQASRSHSSDSLGSAPPVQLTESDRFRSRSLTQVRRQPSPTLTPSSTSASTTSLSHNPVVTRSYSINRAAGRAAPPRASVGGGGVKGRAGFSIPSLLLPSALKKPLLPSLGPASKPSGISYKLSRPSLNKQPRPLRVTPANLTEGNQEVNGLTGRRDSVETPSTTENSPESSPEAPETEGLTAEPISQEDVSIVGETLEDMSLSSNSSLDRNDISQEYMDDFDNLGNGGVGILLLSSKNDEDDSGLDQSCARFDDDKVSVSGVGKASGLCFLDDGVDWTSMTLSGEQEHRLTRLPHPRRSSQPDYHDQGGSSLDLSPSDSCGSGGTYMWDEEGLEPLGGAATTASIHTNSNTTHHIGSFDSDLNSIDILNNLESCDLDDDDLMLDSDVLEEASLHSDGDGLSHMAEWRRRQLCWGTQDVHNDNDSDFQCFKLTEDPGNQRTDTTRDGDLILDLRPSRFPCLSPCTPSLGLDVEELAEDCSAVRSQLEYLQRLLLQEDDVDDDTLTTDTLSPEANDSSHSSDSQVQALLQEVQQLREELRSRDRTIAQLTLQLTVPTTTAARCCCQETTERMDRHTQTSETERESVASQTPWREQSALPPVPFLSPPWQYQRSRPYRGRPRPSIPSHLARKRVEKLVLYFSDTACHRYFTPPARKTRNH comes from the exons ATGTCAGCCCCTCCTCTCCACGACCCTCCCGCCATGCCCACCATGGTTTCCAGGCTGCCCAAGTTCGGCTCGCGGCCCAAACCTCCCAGCGTCACTCAGGCGACTCCGGCTGCCCCTACCAGCATCAGCACCACCTGCCTGACCAACGGGTTCTACCACCACCCAGGCCCGGTGGGCTTCAACGGGAGTTTAACGTCCCCCCCGGCCTCCGCTAAGCAGAATGGATTCATCCGAGTCCCCGCTTCGTTTTCCATGAAATGGAGGAAAGAGAATGAGGTGGAGGATGGAGCTGACGGAGATCTGAGGAGAGGGAAGGGCGGGAACGTCGGGCAGAACCGCCCCAATCCAAATCAGTATTATTCCCAACGACAGCAGCCAGGCGACGGCAGGAAACCAGCCCCGCCTTCAGGAGGGAGGGGGCGTGGTTTTGGCCTTCCTGTGACATCATTACCGTCACCACAGTCGAGCCCCAGAGCACTTCCTGTGTCTAAGACTGGATCCCGACCCGGCCACGCCATGTTCGGGCTGACCAGTGGCACCAAACCGGCCCAGAACGGTCTCTGTGGATCCAAACCTCGGAGTGGAGCCAGCGGAGCTCTGAGGCAGCCTCAGACGGCTCGTTCTGCTGGCTCCAGGCCcggttctggtcctggttctcGATCCGGATCTCCTCTCCAGAACAAACAGCAGGCCAGCCGCTCTCACTCCAGCGACAGCCTCGGTTCTGCTCCGCCCGTCCAGCTGACTGAGAGTGATCGTTTCCGGTCACGGAGCCTCACCCAGGTCCGCCGGCAGCCCTCGCCCACCCTCACCCCGtcctccacctccgcctccaccacctccctctcCCACAACCCTGTGGTTACCCGCTCCTACTCCATCAACAGGGCAGCTGGGCGGGCGGCTCCACCCAGAGCCAGCGTAGGAGGCGGCGGGGTCAAAGGTCGCGCCGGGTTCAGCATCCCGTCCCTGCTGCTCCCCTCTGCCTTAAAGAAGCCCCTCCTACCCAGCCTCGGCCCCGCCTCTAAGCCCAGCGGCATCAGCTATAAGCTGTCACGCCCATCACTCAACAAGCAGCCCCGCCCCCTGCGAGTGACCCCAGCCAACCTGACGGAGGGCAACCAGGAGGTGAACGGACTGACGGGCCGGAGAGACTCAGTGGAGACGCCTTCGACCACCGAGAACAGCCCAG AAAGTAGCCCAGAGGCTCCAGAGACGGAGGGGCTGACGGCAGAGCCGATATCCCAGGAAGATGTGTCGATTGTGGGGGAGACTCTGGAGGACATGTCCCTGTCCTCCAACTCGTCTCTGGACAGAAATGACATCAGTCAGGAGTACATGGACGACTTTGACAACCTCG gaaACGGAGGCGTCGGCATCCTGCTGCTCTCCTCTAAGAACGACGAGGACGACTCGGGGCTCGACCAATCCTGCGCCAGGTTTGATGACGACAAGGTGTCGGTCAGTGGTGTCGGCAAAGCGTCAGGGCTCTGTTTCCTGGACGACGGTGTGGACTGGACCAGTATGACACTGAGCG gtgAACAAGAACATCGACTGACCCGACTGCCACATCCGAGAAGGTCCAGTCAGCCAGACTACCATGACCAG GGTGGTTCGTCTCTGGACTTGTCCCCCTCGGACAGCTGTGGGTCAGGGGGAACCTACATGTGGGACGAGGAGGGCCTGGAGCCACTTGGGGGCGCCGCCACTACCGCATCCATCCACACCAACAGCAACACCACCCATCACATCGGGAGCTTCGACTCCGACCTCAACAGCATT gacaTCCTGAATAACCTGGAGTCATGTGACCTGGATGATGACGACCTCATGCTGGACTCAGACGTCCTGGAGGAAGCGTCGCTGCACAGCG ATGGAGACGGACTGTCTCACATGGccgagtggaggaggagacagctGTGCTGGGGGACGCAGGACGTCCACAACGACAACGACAG TGACTTCCAGTGCTTCAAACTGACCGAGGATCCCGGGAACCAGAGGACGGACACGACGAGAGACGGAGATCTCATCCTGGACCTCCGTCCTTCAAG gtttccctgtctgtctccttgtaCTCCTAGTTTGGGTCTGGACGTGGAGGAGCTGGCTGAAGACTGTTCTGCAGTGCGATCACAGCTGGAGTACCTGCAGAGGTTACTGCtccag gaggACGACGTGGACGACGACACTCTGACCACGGACACTCTGAGTCCTGAAGCCAACGACTCGTCCCACAGCTCCGACTCACAA gtgcaggctctcctgcaggaggtgcagcagctcagagaggagctgaggagcAGAGACCGAACCATCGCCCAGCTCACGCTGCAGCTG ACTGTTCCCACGACAACCGCCGCCAGGTGTTGTTGCCAAGAGACGACAGAAAGGATGGAtcgacacacacagacgagcgagacggagagagagagcgtggcATCGCAGACGCCATGGAGAGAGCAGagt gCTTTACCTCCtgttcctttcctctctccaccctGGCAGTATCAGCGCTCCAGGCCTTACAGGGGGAGGCCGAGGCCCAGCATCCCCTCACACCTCGCTAGGAAAA GAGTGGAAAAACTAGTGCTTTACTTCAGTGACACGGCGTG TCACAGATACTTCACCCCTCCAGCCAGGAAGACCAGGAACCATTGA